The Triplophysa rosa linkage group LG25, Trosa_1v2, whole genome shotgun sequence genome window below encodes:
- the gpr35.2 gene encoding G-protein coupled receptor 55, which produces MANVSNMSTCNLTITDGIKSLQLATSIPTFILGVLGNIYVFVMFCRHPRKDWTNMMIYITNMAIADCIVLTILPIRIASYYHASKNNPTLQELWNSSNKELCYFLVSAYYVNMYISIFTMTAISVVRYVAIKYPLKARYILSRKKALVVCALIWVVNCSLSAVFHYADNPKNQTTDFKCFQKNQEGALPLSFILVLTIVGFLLPFLIMLYCSAKIIHTLRKQLDIGSRADKIQCMFIITANLIVFVICFFPVHFGFLFKYIWEKRESNCDMQNFAHNFVHGAMCFSIMNCGLDSFSYYFANKTKWNMCGTNQRNDENCVYNRVELRDKGYDF; this is translated from the coding sequence ATGGCAAATGTGTCCAACATGTCCACCTGCAACTTAACCATCACCGATGGCATCAAAAGCCTTCAGTTGGCCACATCAATCCCTACTTTCATCCTCGGTGTTTTGGGGAACATCTACGTATTTGTGATGTTCTGCCGGCATCCCAGAAAAGACTGGACCAACATGATGATCTACATCACCAACATGGCCATCGCCGACTGCATCGTGCTGACGATCCTGCCCATCAGGATTGCATCATACTATCACGCCTCGAAGAACAACCCGACATTACAGGAACTGTGGAACTCTTCCAACAAGGAATTGTGTTATTTTCTCGTGTCGGCGTATTACGTGAACATGTACATTAGTATTTTCACCATGACGGCCATAAGTGTGGTGCGTTATGTGGCCATCAAGTATCCCCTCAAGGCCAGGTATATTCTGTCCCGTAAGAAAGCCCTGGTGGTCTGTGCGCTCATATGGGTGGTCAACTGTTCGTTAAGTGCCGTTTTCCACTACGCGGATAATCCTAAAAATCAAACAACAGATTTTAAGTGCTTTCAGAAGAATCAAGAGGGAGCGCTACCATTGTCCTTCATCCTGGTGCTGACCATAGTGGGGTTCCTCCTGCCTTTTCTGATCATGCTTTATTGCTCTGCCAAAATCATCCATACTCTACGAAAGCAGTTAGACATCGGAAGTCGTGCTGATAAGATTCAATGCATGTTCATCATCACAGCCAACTTGATTGTTTTTGTCATCTGTTTTTTCCCCGTCCACTTTGGGTTTCTTTTCAAATACATTTGGGAGAAAAGAGAGTCTAATTGTGACATGCAGAATTTTGCGCACAACTTCGTCCACGGCGCCATGTGCTTTTCTATCATGAACTGCGGTTTGGACAGCTTCAGTTATTATTTTGCGAACAAAACGAAGTGGAACATGTGTGGCACGAATCAAAGAAACGACGAAAATTGCGTTTACAACAGAGTTGAGCTTAGAGACAAAGGATATGATTTTTAA
- the lim2.2 gene encoding lens intrinsic membrane protein 2.2 — protein MVFTLVRGATLCGFVGLVLLAISTATDYWMQYRYSGNAANQGLWRFCINRKCHTHTLTVAFWDATRAFMLLSVLSCFAGVVLGATASKRPRSGRVKTGGIALLLSGFLAILALAIYTGMTMNFFGKRYIDWRFSWSYIVGWIGIILALGAGVLQLCAHQRSMSEPIPASVSDT, from the exons ATGGTGTTTACATTAGTGAGGGGGGCCACGCTTTGTGGCTTTGTGGGCCTTGTGCTTCTCGCCATCTCCACGGCAACAGACTACTGGATGCAGTATCGCTACTCTGGGAACGCAGCAAATCAGGGCCTCTGGAGGTTTTGCATCAACCGCAAGTGCCACACCCACACTCTTACTGTGG CGTTCTGGGACGCCACACGGGCCTTTATGTTGCTGTCGGTGCTCAGCTGTTTCGCTGGAGTGGTTTTGGGTGCCACTGCGTCCAAGCGTCCCAGAAGCGGGCGGGTGAAGACGGGAGGCATCGCTTTGCTCCTGTCCG GGTTTCTTGCGATTTTGGCTTTGGCAATCTACACGGGCATGACAATGAATTTCTTTGGCAAGCGTTACATCGACTGGAGATTCTCATGGTCTTACATTGTGGGATGGATCGGCATCATATTAGCTTTAGGGGCAG GTGTTCTCCAACTTTGTGCCCACCAGAGAAGCATGTCTGAACCGATACCTGCAAGCGTTTCAGACACCTGA
- the gpr35.1 gene encoding G-protein coupled receptor 35.1, translated as MHNCALNCTINCTLSVTSTILKLQKVTSIPTFILGLLVNIYVFVIFSRRPRKEWTNMMIYITNMAIADSVVLVILPIMTYYYNVELHKDLMVICNILLSIYYVNMYVSIFTVTAISVVRYIAIRFPLKARETLSRRSALVVCALIWLVIVCICPVYFLKDSSNDKTMCFQRVRESLSLHFILLLALVGFLLPFLIVLFCSIRVICTLRKQLDVGFRFEKLQCMFIIAANLIVFVICFLPIHCGFLLKYIAQAHEFSCDAQVFAHNFVHGAMCVSIMNCGLDSFSYYFASKTTWNVCGRNERNESL; from the coding sequence ATGCACAATTGCGCTTTGAACTGCACCATCAACTGCACCCTGAGTGTCACCAGCACCATCCTaaagctccaaaaagtcacATCTATACCTACGTTTATCCTGGGGCTTCTTGTAAACATCTACGTGTTCGTGATCTTCTCCCGCCGTCCCAGAAAGGAATGGACAAACATGATGATCTACATCACCAACATGGCCATCGCCGACAGCGTCGTATTGGTGATCCTCCCCATCATGACGTATTACTACAACGTCGAATTACACAAAGACTTAATGGTCATATGCAACATTCTTTTGTCAATTTATTACGTGAACATGTACGTGAGCATCTTCACGGTGACGGCCATTAGCGTTGTGCGCTACATCGCTATCAGGTTTCCGCTAAAAGCGCGGGAAACCCTCTCAAGGAGAAGCGCGCTCGTGGTTTGCGCGCTTATATGGCTGGTCATCGTCTGTATTTGCCCCGTTTACTTTCTAAAAGACTCTAGCAATGACAAAACCATGTGTTTTCAGCGGGTTAGAGAATCTCTGTCGTTGCATTTTATACTTTTGTTGGCTCTAGTCGGGTTCCTCTTGCCGTTTCTCATCGTGTTGTTTTGTTCCATCAGAGTCATTTGTACTTTGAGAAAACAGCTAGATGTTGGCTTCCGTTTTGAAAAGCTCCAATGCATGTTTATAATTGCGGCgaatttgattgtttttgtcaTATGCTTCCTTCCCATCCACTgtggttttcttttaaagtacATTGCGCAGGCGCACGAGTTCAGCTGCGACGCGCAGGTGTTCGCCCACAACTTCGTGCACGGCGCGATGTGCGTTTCCATCATGAATTGCGGTTTGGACAGCTTCAGTTATTATTTTGCATCCAAAACTACGTGGAATGTATGTGGCAGGAATGAAAGAAACGAAAGCCTCTGA